A window of the Candidatus Krumholzibacteriia bacterium genome harbors these coding sequences:
- a CDS encoding glycoside hydrolase family 30 beta sandwich domain-containing protein: MKRLAVLTLALVAAIATTTHATVTTTTEILVTAEDGRALAPLENVDFVERDAKGPSIRVYPRRARHAVEGIGSSITESSAFVLAHLDPQRRREVMARIWGHEGANFSMTRTHIGSCDFTVEGKYSYAPEPGDDDLSSFSIAPDRAGFDPDRHAGVVDPDYDLLPMIREALAIKNAQGDALRIVASAWTAPPWMKNTGEWFIPSSEENDWQGTGGSLLPQHYGTYADYLVRYLDAYRAAGVPIWGITPVNEPHGNGGFWESMHFTPQEQNTFVNVHLGPVLQIRGFGDTKLFVYDQNRDGLEKWAQVILTDPRSREYVDGVAVHWYSSTVDVYEDTIARVRAEYLRYTLLHTEGCIDDLGQEAGPGIEDPDGFEEEGWFDNDTWWWNRNATDWAYTATWAGESAADHPMYVPVHRYARDVIVGLDHGLSGWIDWNVVLDRHGGPNHVGNFCGAPIMIDTETQKIHFTPIFHVLSQFSRTIRPGDRVLTTERTLGGLGSDDLHACATRADDGTVTVQLLNTTKDPLRVDLEVDLSVAAIDVPANAMQTVRFEME; the protein is encoded by the coding sequence GTGAAACGCCTCGCCGTCCTGACCCTCGCCCTGGTCGCGGCCATCGCCACGACCACCCACGCCACCGTGACGACGACCACCGAGATCCTGGTCACCGCCGAAGACGGACGCGCTCTCGCCCCGCTCGAGAACGTCGATTTCGTCGAGCGCGACGCGAAAGGACCGTCGATCCGCGTGTACCCACGACGCGCGCGGCACGCGGTCGAGGGCATCGGCTCGTCGATCACCGAGTCGTCGGCCTTCGTCCTCGCCCACCTCGATCCGCAGCGGCGCCGCGAAGTCATGGCCCGGATCTGGGGCCACGAGGGGGCGAACTTCTCGATGACGCGGACGCACATCGGCTCGTGTGACTTCACGGTCGAGGGCAAGTACTCCTATGCTCCCGAACCCGGCGACGACGACCTGTCGTCGTTCTCCATCGCGCCCGACCGGGCCGGCTTCGATCCCGATCGCCACGCCGGCGTGGTCGATCCCGACTACGACCTGTTGCCGATGATCCGAGAGGCGCTGGCCATCAAGAACGCGCAGGGCGACGCGCTCCGGATCGTGGCATCCGCGTGGACGGCCCCACCGTGGATGAAGAACACCGGGGAATGGTTCATTCCCAGCAGCGAGGAGAACGACTGGCAGGGAACCGGTGGCTCACTGCTGCCGCAGCACTACGGCACCTACGCCGACTACCTCGTCCGCTATCTCGACGCCTACCGCGCGGCCGGTGTCCCGATCTGGGGAATCACACCCGTCAACGAACCCCATGGCAACGGTGGATTCTGGGAGTCGATGCACTTCACGCCGCAGGAACAGAACACGTTCGTCAACGTCCACCTCGGCCCCGTGCTGCAGATCCGCGGCTTCGGCGACACGAAGCTCTTCGTGTACGACCAGAACCGTGACGGTCTCGAGAAATGGGCCCAGGTGATCTTGACCGACCCCCGCTCGCGCGAATACGTCGACGGCGTCGCGGTGCACTGGTACTCGAGCACGGTCGACGTGTACGAGGACACGATCGCGCGAGTCCGTGCCGAGTATCTACGCTACACGCTGTTGCACACCGAGGGCTGCATCGACGATCTCGGACAGGAGGCCGGGCCGGGGATCGAGGATCCGGACGGTTTCGAGGAAGAGGGCTGGTTCGACAACGACACCTGGTGGTGGAACCGCAACGCCACCGACTGGGCCTACACCGCCACCTGGGCCGGCGAGAGTGCGGCCGACCACCCCATGTACGTACCCGTCCACCGCTACGCACGCGACGTGATCGTGGGCCTCGACCACGGCCTGAGTGGATGGATCGACTGGAACGTGGTGCTCGACCGCCATGGCGGACCGAACCACGTGGGCAACTTCTGCGGCGCGCCGATCATGATCGACACCGAGACGCAGAAGATCCATTTCACGCCGATCTTCCACGTGCTGTCGCAGTTCAGCCGAACGATCCGCCCGGGCGACCGCGTCTTGACGACCGAACGCACCCTCGGCGGCCTCGGCAGCGACGACCTGCACGCCTGTGCGACCCGCGCCGACGACGGAACGGTCACGGTGCAACTGCTGAACACCACGAAGGATCCGCTACGCGTCGATCTGGAGGTCGACCTGAGCGTTGCCGCGATCGACGTGCCGGCGAACGCGATGCAGACGGTGCGGTTCGAGATGGAGTGA
- a CDS encoding pitrilysin family protein, with translation MRFARPTWTFVAALALAALPATPATSSEVETHTGFFPYPVHREILPNGLHVLAIEMPEFADVLSYNAMVLAGARNETIEGQSGLAHLFEHIMFRHMYGDEVGGYDKAIGDMGAFNNAWTWFDVTFYHPVTFKSNFEMLHDLEQGRFKDLQFTEKIFETEAGAVLGEYRNNAADPSLRVSEVQLAAMYGEYGYGHTAMGYLEDVKDMPNEYEAAVTFYEEFYRPNNTLLVMSGDVTRDEVFDAAREGYGDWERGEIPSAGEAPPVNGPKRERVDWPAEIPPRVQLTYRMPPHRTGSVETAVGQVLPELLVSETAPLYQTLRSEKQIASSLSLGKAQYESFGPGPFVLQSVLFLSDHQERGQEVIEEALTDMESAVEDLKWFSQRDDAEEVLERLKSKYQYDLLSRISSPADAASTFAWYYRFERDLAVFDELVASVKALTPEDVDRFAQQYFVDGNQVVVTLVGGAEGAR, from the coding sequence ATGCGCTTCGCACGACCGACCTGGACCTTCGTCGCCGCTCTGGCGCTCGCCGCTCTACCGGCGACCCCGGCGACGTCCAGCGAGGTGGAGACCCATACCGGGTTCTTCCCCTACCCCGTCCACCGCGAGATCCTGCCGAACGGCCTGCACGTCCTGGCCATCGAGATGCCCGAATTCGCCGACGTGCTCAGCTACAACGCCATGGTGCTGGCCGGTGCGCGCAACGAGACCATCGAGGGCCAGTCGGGTCTCGCGCACCTCTTCGAGCACATCATGTTCCGCCACATGTACGGCGACGAGGTCGGTGGCTACGACAAGGCCATCGGGGACATGGGCGCCTTCAACAACGCCTGGACCTGGTTCGACGTGACCTTCTACCACCCCGTCACCTTCAAGTCGAACTTCGAGATGCTGCACGATCTCGAGCAGGGACGCTTCAAGGACCTGCAGTTCACCGAGAAGATCTTCGAGACCGAGGCGGGCGCGGTGCTCGGCGAGTACCGCAACAACGCCGCCGACCCGTCGCTGCGGGTGTCCGAGGTGCAGTTGGCCGCCATGTACGGTGAGTACGGCTACGGCCACACGGCCATGGGCTACCTCGAGGACGTCAAGGACATGCCCAACGAGTACGAGGCGGCCGTGACGTTCTACGAGGAGTTCTACCGGCCGAACAACACGTTGCTGGTGATGAGCGGTGACGTCACGCGCGACGAGGTCTTCGACGCCGCGCGCGAGGGTTACGGTGACTGGGAGAGGGGCGAGATTCCCTCGGCCGGCGAGGCCCCGCCCGTGAACGGCCCCAAGCGCGAGCGCGTGGACTGGCCGGCCGAGATCCCGCCGCGTGTGCAACTCACCTATCGGATGCCGCCGCACCGCACGGGCAGCGTGGAGACCGCCGTGGGTCAGGTCCTGCCCGAGCTGCTGGTGAGCGAGACGGCACCGTTGTACCAGACACTGCGCTCGGAGAAGCAGATCGCCTCGTCCCTGTCGTTGGGCAAGGCCCAGTACGAGTCCTTCGGGCCCGGCCCCTTCGTCCTGCAGTCGGTGCTGTTCCTGTCGGATCACCAGGAACGTGGGCAGGAAGTGATCGAGGAAGCGCTGACCGACATGGAGTCGGCGGTGGAGGACCTGAAGTGGTTCTCGCAGCGGGACGACGCCGAGGAGGTGCTGGAACGGCTGAAGAGCAAGTACCAGTACGACCTGCTGTCGCGGATCAGCAGTCCGGCCGACGCCGCGTCGACCTTCGCCTGGTACTACCGCTTCGAACGCGATCTGGCCGTGTTCGACGAGCTGGTGGCCAGCGTGAAGGCGCTGACCCCCGAGGACGTCGACCGCTTCGCGCAGCAGTACTTCGTCGACGGCAATCAGGTCGTCGTGACCCTCGTCGGTGGCGCCGAGGGCGCGCGCTAG